One Flavobacterium sp. 90 DNA segment encodes these proteins:
- a CDS encoding HNH endonuclease has translation MIKKLHFYLLLFCSLVGLGGYAQTFPIRITTQLTQPSPIYLSNYADANTVNSPIKIQLVLNDLTISNRQVRLKIYFQGNGIAFNTNDFVAGAKPLYLEGGFPLQLTNADLAPYFEYQNLLGLTPNQYAQPLPEGLYNIYVEVYDFATGKKLSNKTGSSTIIFQNEPPFLNLPLNNASIMQQNIQNIVFGWTPRSINVSNVEYEFSLVEIWDKYTPVQNAFAYSPPLYTTTTRTTSLQYGINEPQLIPGKKYAWRIKAKALLGAEEIGVFKNNGYSEIYSFTYEVFCTAPLAINTEGISENQAKITWSGSIDNFDYQVKYREKNANSEWYDLVTPRENVTISNLKPKTTYEYTVGASCDVGKYTPSNVKEFTTLERDEIAFQGCGIKPDPADLANKNPLPELFPNDVIAAGDFPIVVIHSTGSNGNFSGDGYVTLPFLEKFRKLIDAADALGGDKINIGQFSRIRITFNNIGVNTDFKLISGEIIASYDPNWGGILDGDKVLTDILGSDGKPIEGKVDYEVKSATLNPDGSTTITGPNGQTTTIPKSSYNQVYTDSKGNTVTIPANGKGEPTISSGAEGGKALAANTNGVSNSGEVTQISSPDVKITFYDSPNSLYAFDSQPEKGSQKLLATYETIATQSGDKYKVNYKAVSDLNGPDKIIAKAEFKNGKTQKDIVFKTNTGAAVNAEWKSNTEAEIKLTKKLDFAKQSIIATVKGAKEKNPADSTKTVEGKSQIAGKINVWDLTKKSAISITLLSINKAIAPSAGEAKKFLNDVYNKVGVTFDVTSQSVNIETLPNQIECGDSDLLNVYTGGQNDIISQIESSPDFKYNEKTYYVLYTGKIGQNGYDGFMPLGGQYAFVFDNTLKTAAHELGHGIFGLKHPFSSNAESGKTDLLMDYGTGTVLSHNDWDIIHSGGWKFYGFQKSSSGALAGGFGLTPNWGFVKTNENTVITGEGVPIVGEGMLGGFESTENNVSVNYIWNTTSKTYKVNGTGADYPASNYVKVSDDKAIIWLIYKNNEVCNNRKYIRTNYGAIKNYLPKENQAGLKTYIDKIDKIAKADKLTIYSNTLGCVESSNTSGNNSGGYVYAEYKLDGETINISSDNKSKLDNFFSALSEVYGKGVKVITYPKGSSKKADADAAYKAEISAGRAAVELEVDSNGGVTKAVFNIESIIGVGNVCIANLVEAKIAQKKKDNPDFDTEGIESVIFKVYYSLQSFVECSLGEENNKDSFLAGFLYEFCQTLDVPQLVGGLKQLGVGILKYSLIETPKGYLQQMKNIFEVSKKLAAHEVITQQDMISVIINPAAYEKYKQVKEAAHNFYGIFITKGNPWRYGRLTMMVVPVVLTLGEYSAVVAARLGIDAAKFARICQTLNRATNLGFEIAVFGAGKIIKPFVKGLSTIERTSNVVTSNVDEIVALTDDVATNETIIASVVDDVEQLPKNVVSLGAEDITKAQKYLSKIGNAGDKVYLIVHGSGETFSVVRNGMSDVVMNHKALAYWLIKNNLKNKNIVLLSCSDLNSAQNLVNKLGGTSKVTAWEGAVTVFENGAIRGEGVCKEFSPGNISKTLSESEIPKGTAGVESGEKVVLGANTAGNLVPNSLIAKLTQSGANKLKAWTSSKSLNFVDEAGNVLTNTNAEAKIFSKIDDAIGNKKVLETFEDTEGRMSVLLETDGVTHDLITIEKNVDGKYCMHKYNRAYNPDANLNYPVNASTNRLVPDFDGTKYLDIDCQDVINLIKKEKGSGSGIKIKMTRGNRNADYSAANKIVQKYIPGFTKPEKYTWHHMDDLIVDANGDAWCTMQLVETTAHAAAGMRHSGAVAQLEKYYSKFSD, from the coding sequence ATGATAAAAAAACTACACTTTTACCTGTTATTATTCTGTTCCCTTGTAGGATTAGGAGGTTATGCACAAACCTTTCCGATAAGGATAACAACACAGCTAACGCAACCCTCGCCTATTTATTTAAGCAATTATGCAGATGCTAATACTGTAAACAGCCCAATAAAAATACAATTGGTGCTGAACGATTTGACTATTTCGAATCGTCAGGTAAGACTGAAAATATATTTTCAGGGCAACGGAATCGCATTTAATACGAACGATTTTGTTGCAGGTGCAAAACCTTTATACCTTGAAGGAGGTTTTCCGCTACAGCTAACAAATGCCGATTTAGCGCCTTATTTTGAGTATCAAAATTTATTAGGTCTTACGCCAAACCAATATGCACAGCCTTTACCAGAAGGTCTTTATAATATTTATGTTGAGGTTTATGACTTTGCAACCGGCAAAAAACTATCTAATAAAACGGGGTCATCAACAATTATTTTTCAAAATGAGCCACCATTTTTAAATCTGCCTTTAAACAATGCTTCCATTATGCAGCAAAACATCCAAAACATTGTTTTTGGATGGACACCAAGAAGCATAAATGTCAGCAATGTTGAGTACGAATTTTCATTAGTTGAAATATGGGATAAATATACTCCTGTTCAAAATGCATTTGCTTATTCACCGCCTTTATACACAACCACTACCAGAACAACTTCTCTTCAATATGGCATAAACGAACCACAGCTTATTCCGGGTAAAAAATATGCGTGGCGTATAAAAGCCAAAGCACTACTTGGCGCCGAAGAAATTGGAGTTTTTAAAAATAATGGTTACAGCGAAATTTACTCTTTTACCTACGAAGTATTCTGTACAGCGCCATTAGCCATTAATACAGAGGGAATCAGCGAAAATCAGGCAAAAATTACCTGGAGCGGCAGTATTGATAATTTCGATTATCAGGTAAAATACAGAGAGAAAAATGCCAACTCAGAATGGTATGATCTTGTAACACCTAGAGAAAATGTTACAATCAGTAATTTAAAACCAAAAACTACTTACGAATATACCGTTGGTGCATCTTGCGATGTTGGCAAATACACTCCTAGCAATGTAAAAGAATTTACAACTCTTGAGAGAGACGAAATAGCTTTTCAGGGTTGTGGTATAAAACCAGATCCAGCTGATTTAGCCAATAAAAATCCATTACCAGAACTTTTTCCAAATGATGTCATTGCTGCCGGTGATTTCCCAATTGTGGTTATACACTCAACCGGAAGTAACGGAAATTTTTCAGGAGATGGATATGTAACACTTCCTTTCCTTGAAAAATTCAGAAAGCTAATCGATGCTGCTGATGCCTTAGGAGGAGATAAAATCAATATTGGTCAATTCTCCCGTATTAGAATTACGTTTAACAACATTGGTGTAAATACCGATTTCAAATTGATTTCCGGGGAAATTATTGCTTCTTATGACCCAAATTGGGGTGGTATTCTCGATGGTGATAAAGTCCTTACCGATATTTTGGGCAGCGACGGTAAACCTATTGAAGGGAAAGTTGATTATGAAGTAAAATCGGCTACATTAAATCCAGACGGAAGTACCACAATTACAGGTCCAAACGGGCAGACGACAACAATTCCAAAATCTTCTTATAATCAGGTTTATACAGATAGTAAAGGAAATACTGTTACGATACCTGCAAACGGAAAAGGAGAACCTACTATTTCATCAGGTGCTGAAGGAGGAAAAGCTCTTGCCGCAAACACTAACGGTGTGTCTAACAGTGGTGAAGTTACACAAATATCTTCTCCTGATGTTAAAATCACTTTCTATGACAGTCCAAATAGCTTATACGCTTTTGACTCACAACCTGAAAAAGGTTCTCAAAAACTTTTGGCTACTTACGAAACAATTGCCACACAATCTGGCGATAAGTATAAGGTAAATTACAAAGCCGTTTCAGACTTAAATGGTCCTGATAAAATAATTGCTAAGGCTGAATTTAAAAACGGAAAAACGCAAAAAGATATTGTATTTAAAACCAATACCGGAGCAGCTGTAAATGCTGAATGGAAATCTAATACCGAAGCTGAAATCAAGCTTACCAAAAAACTAGATTTTGCCAAACAAAGTATTATTGCTACTGTAAAAGGTGCGAAAGAGAAGAATCCAGCAGATTCAACTAAAACTGTTGAAGGTAAATCTCAAATTGCAGGTAAAATAAATGTTTGGGACCTGACTAAAAAATCAGCCATAAGCATAACTTTATTAAGCATTAACAAAGCGATCGCTCCAAGTGCCGGTGAAGCAAAAAAATTCCTTAATGATGTTTATAACAAAGTTGGAGTTACGTTTGATGTTACTTCTCAAAGTGTAAATATCGAAACATTACCAAACCAAATCGAATGTGGTGATAGTGACCTTTTAAACGTATATACCGGAGGCCAAAACGATATCATTAGCCAGATAGAATCTAGCCCCGATTTTAAATACAATGAGAAAACATATTATGTTTTATACACCGGAAAAATTGGTCAAAACGGATATGATGGTTTTATGCCACTTGGAGGTCAATATGCTTTTGTATTTGACAACACTCTAAAAACGGCTGCCCACGAATTAGGCCACGGTATATTTGGTTTAAAACATCCATTCTCATCTAACGCAGAATCTGGAAAAACCGATCTTTTAATGGATTATGGAACCGGTACTGTATTATCTCATAACGATTGGGATATTATTCACAGTGGCGGATGGAAATTCTATGGTTTCCAAAAGAGTTCATCCGGAGCTTTGGCTGGTGGATTTGGATTAACACCAAATTGGGGATTTGTAAAAACTAATGAAAATACTGTAATAACCGGTGAGGGAGTTCCAATAGTAGGTGAAGGAATGCTTGGAGGTTTTGAAAGTACCGAAAATAATGTTAGTGTAAATTATATTTGGAATACTACAAGTAAGACCTATAAGGTAAACGGTACCGGAGCCGATTATCCCGCTTCAAACTATGTAAAAGTATCAGATGATAAAGCTATTATTTGGTTAATATATAAGAATAATGAAGTTTGTAATAATAGAAAATATATTAGAACAAATTATGGTGCAATTAAAAATTATCTTCCTAAAGAAAATCAAGCAGGCTTAAAAACTTATATTGATAAAATTGATAAAATAGCCAAAGCAGATAAATTAACAATATACTCTAACACTTTAGGCTGCGTTGAAAGTAGTAACACTTCGGGAAATAATTCTGGTGGTTATGTTTATGCAGAATATAAATTGGATGGAGAAACAATAAATATTTCAAGTGATAATAAATCAAAATTAGATAACTTTTTTAGCGCATTATCTGAAGTTTATGGTAAGGGCGTCAAGGTTATTACATATCCAAAGGGTTCTTCTAAAAAAGCAGATGCAGATGCAGCCTATAAAGCGGAAATAAGTGCGGGTAGAGCAGCTGTTGAACTTGAGGTTGATTCTAATGGCGGAGTTACTAAAGCAGTATTTAATATAGAATCAATAATAGGAGTTGGTAATGTTTGTATAGCTAACCTTGTTGAAGCCAAAATAGCTCAGAAGAAAAAAGACAACCCTGATTTTGATACTGAAGGGATAGAAAGTGTCATTTTTAAAGTTTATTATTCCCTTCAATCATTTGTCGAATGTAGTTTAGGAGAAGAAAATAATAAAGACAGTTTTTTAGCTGGATTTTTATATGAGTTTTGTCAAACATTAGATGTACCTCAATTAGTAGGAGGTCTAAAGCAGTTAGGCGTAGGAATTCTAAAATATTCGTTGATAGAAACCCCAAAAGGTTATCTGCAACAAATGAAGAATATTTTTGAGGTTTCTAAAAAATTAGCAGCCCATGAGGTTATTACGCAACAAGATATGATATCTGTTATAATAAACCCAGCTGCTTATGAAAAGTATAAACAAGTAAAAGAAGCAGCACATAACTTCTACGGTATATTTATAACCAAAGGTAACCCTTGGCGCTATGGCAGATTGACTATGATGGTCGTGCCAGTTGTGCTAACATTAGGAGAATATTCGGCTGTTGTAGCAGCACGTTTGGGGATAGATGCAGCAAAATTTGCAAGAATATGTCAAACCTTAAATAGGGCTACAAATTTAGGTTTTGAAATAGCTGTGTTTGGAGCAGGAAAAATAATTAAACCATTTGTAAAAGGACTTTCTACAATTGAAAGAACAAGTAATGTAGTAACTAGTAATGTAGATGAAATTGTAGCATTAACTGATGATGTTGCTACAAATGAAACAATAATAGCAAGCGTAGTCGACGATGTAGAACAACTCCCTAAAAATGTAGTATCATTAGGTGCAGAAGACATAACCAAAGCCCAAAAATACCTTTCAAAAATAGGGAATGCAGGAGACAAAGTCTACTTAATTGTACACGGTAGTGGAGAAACATTTAGTGTAGTAAGAAATGGCATGTCTGATGTCGTTATGAACCACAAGGCGCTAGCTTATTGGCTCATAAAAAACAATTTGAAAAACAAGAATATTGTTTTACTTTCGTGTAGTGATTTAAATTCCGCTCAGAATCTAGTCAACAAGCTAGGCGGTACCAGCAAGGTTACCGCATGGGAAGGTGCCGTAACAGTTTTTGAAAATGGTGCTATCAGAGGAGAAGGCGTTTGTAAAGAGTTTTCTCCAGGTAATATAAGTAAAACCCTTTCTGAGTCAGAGATTCCTAAAGGAACTGCTGGGGTTGAAAGTGGTGAGAAAGTCGTTTTAGGAGCTAATACAGCTGGGAATCTTGTACCAAATAGCTTAATTGCAAAGCTTACACAAAGTGGAGCAAATAAATTAAAGGCTTGGACAAGTAGTAAAAGTTTAAATTTTGTAGATGAAGCTGGAAATGTTCTAACTAATACGAATGCAGAAGCGAAGATTTTTAGCAAAATTGATGATGCAATTGGTAATAAAAAAGTACTCGAAACTTTTGAAGATACGGAAGGTCGAATGTCTGTATTGCTAGAAACTGATGGTGTTACTCATGATTTAATTACAATTGAGAAAAATGTAGATGGAAAATACTGTATGCACAAATATAATAGGGCTTACAATCCTGATGCTAATTTAAATTATCCAGTTAATGCAAGTACAAATAGACTAGTTCCTGATTTTGATGGAACTAAATATCTAGATATTGATTGTCAAGATGTAATTAATTTAATTAAAAAAGAAAAAGGAAGTGGAAGTGGAATTAAAATCAAGATGACTAGAGGTAATAGAAATGCAGATTACTCTGCTGCAAATAAAATTGTACAAAAATATATTCCAGGTTTTACCAAACCTGAGAAGTACACTTGGCATCATATGGATGATCTAATAGTTGATGCAAATGGTGATGCTTGGTGTACCATGCAGTTGGTTGAGACAACGGCTCATGCAGCTGCCGGAATGAGACACTCTGGTGCAGTAGCTCAATTAGAAAAATATTATTCAAAATTTAGTGATTAA
- a CDS encoding SMI1/KNR4 family protein, producing MRKLTLSDRFLPHQYTRIENEVGIKIPQTIKDFISEYADLSVKENKFINNDGKLFEISQFITYRMMYDFTKEFKEEGLGKKLPFAIDNGGWVFCISFDEESMDKIVLYQMEMEWKTKNDAFELVANSFDEFINGLQEETADDL from the coding sequence ATGAGAAAGTTAACATTAAGCGATAGGTTTTTGCCACATCAATATACTAGAATTGAAAATGAAGTTGGTATCAAAATACCTCAGACCATTAAAGATTTTATTTCAGAATATGCTGATTTGTCAGTAAAGGAAAATAAGTTTATAAATAATGATGGGAAATTATTTGAGATTTCACAATTTATAACTTATAGGATGATGTACGATTTTACCAAAGAATTCAAGGAAGAAGGCTTAGGGAAAAAACTGCCCTTTGCTATAGATAATGGAGGTTGGGTATTTTGTATATCATTTGATGAAGAGTCTATGGATAAAATTGTGTTATATCAAATGGAAATGGAGTGGAAAACAAAAAATGATGCTTTTGAATTAGTAGCCAATAGCTTTGACGAATTTATAAACGGTTTACAAGAAGAAACTGCTGACGATCTCTAG
- a CDS encoding LamG domain-containing protein produces the protein MKKLLLTLMFVSYLNVNAQNPIQEFNFNGTLNNTANTTSFMGTNNFVNDRAGVAKGAQRLSNKALEAVIDNLPQENSARTVSIWVKLNDISSANYIWGYGTAYSAQYCGLLQQGTASSNSDLSLAGWGATNDVIVSTPLVKDTWYNYTITYDGRVSKIYRNGQLLKSANGISRSTKGNIFRLGEINTTVGINADVDDLKIYDVALTDSQVTELYDNSKPVINIVEPVVAAKATTTNTKGKTTVKAASPNTTIIASSDVNGVSKNVEVFSQGQKIIGNNSMSINDLPEGTYLLKITNAPSKKITSK, from the coding sequence ATGAAAAAATTGCTACTCACATTAATGTTTGTAAGTTATTTGAATGTTAATGCACAAAATCCGATTCAGGAATTTAATTTCAATGGTACTTTAAATAATACCGCGAACACAACTTCATTTATGGGAACGAATAATTTCGTAAACGATAGAGCAGGAGTTGCAAAAGGAGCACAGCGACTAAGCAATAAAGCTCTAGAAGCTGTAATTGATAATCTTCCTCAGGAAAATAGTGCAAGAACGGTAAGTATCTGGGTTAAGCTAAATGATATTTCTTCAGCGAACTATATTTGGGGATACGGAACGGCTTATAGTGCTCAATATTGCGGATTATTGCAGCAAGGAACAGCTTCGTCAAACTCAGACTTAAGTTTGGCTGGTTGGGGAGCTACAAATGATGTTATTGTTTCGACGCCGCTGGTAAAAGATACTTGGTACAATTATACCATAACGTATGATGGCAGGGTTTCGAAGATTTATAGAAATGGACAATTGCTTAAATCTGCTAATGGAATCAGTCGTTCTACTAAAGGAAACATTTTTAGATTAGGAGAAATAAATACAACTGTTGGAATTAATGCTGATGTAGATGATTTAAAAATTTATGATGTTGCGCTAACAGATAGTCAGGTTACAGAACTTTATGATAATTCTAAACCTGTGATAAATATTGTGGAGCCTGTAGTTGCTGCAAAAGCGACTACGACAAATACAAAAGGAAAAACTACTGTAAAAGCAGCATCACCAAATACAACTATTATTGCTTCAAGCGATGTGAACGGAGTTTCAAAAAATGTTGAGGTTTTCTCGCAAGGACAAAAAATAATAGGTAATAATTCGATGAGCATAAACGATTTGCCGGAAGGAACTTATTTGCTAAAAATAACAAATGCTCCATCTAAAAAAATCACTTCAAAATAA
- a CDS encoding LamG domain-containing protein, whose protein sequence is MNKLLLTLMFVSFFNVNAQNPVQQFNFDGNTSNSDKTISFLGSSTFANDRNGVANGAIRLTNKFLQTVVGDLPQDNKPRTISVWVKFNAITSVNYIFGYGSPINTQYFGLVQQAATGSTSDLSLAGWGTTNNVIVATPLAKGVWYQYSVTYDGTTSKIYRNGELLKSSDAIVRATKGYILKLGQMNTALGINADVDDLKIYNVAMTDEQVMESYNSSKPATTEGENSLTVKKGTANVKTDGKNASEGNVIAKKVEVFSQGKKIIRNNTTNISDLPEGTYLLKITNGQN, encoded by the coding sequence ATGAATAAATTATTACTGACATTAATGTTTGTAAGTTTCTTTAATGTAAATGCTCAAAATCCCGTTCAGCAATTTAATTTCGACGGAAATACAAGTAATAGCGATAAGACAATTTCCTTTTTAGGATCTTCGACTTTTGCTAATGACAGAAATGGAGTTGCTAATGGCGCTATCCGACTTACAAATAAATTTTTGCAGACCGTTGTTGGAGATCTTCCACAGGATAATAAACCAAGAACAATTTCAGTTTGGGTGAAATTTAATGCAATTACTTCGGTAAATTATATTTTTGGTTATGGAAGCCCGATAAATACACAATATTTTGGTTTGGTGCAACAAGCTGCAACTGGATCAACGTCTGATTTAAGTTTAGCAGGTTGGGGAACTACTAATAATGTAATAGTTGCAACGCCGCTTGCCAAAGGTGTTTGGTATCAATATAGTGTTACTTACGATGGGACTACATCTAAAATTTATCGTAATGGTGAATTGTTAAAATCATCAGATGCAATTGTACGGGCAACAAAAGGTTATATTCTTAAATTAGGACAAATGAATACAGCACTTGGGATTAATGCTGATGTAGACGATCTTAAAATTTATAATGTTGCTATGACAGACGAGCAGGTTATGGAATCTTATAACAGTTCAAAACCTGCAACAACCGAGGGGGAAAACTCATTAACAGTAAAAAAAGGAACGGCAAACGTAAAAACTGACGGTAAAAACGCATCAGAAGGTAACGTGATTGCAAAAAAAGTTGAGGTTTTTTCGCAAGGAAAAAAAATAATCAGAAACAATACTACTAATATTAGTGACTTACCTGAAGGTACTTATTTGTTGAAAATAACAAATGGTCAAAACTAA
- a CDS encoding cysteine synthase family protein, whose translation MKEEINAYNNVLELIGNTPLIKLNKITDDLEGNFYAKVEAFNPGHSSKDRIALYIIEEAEKKGILSPGDTIIETTSGNTGFSLAMVSIIKGYNCILAVSSKSSKDKIDMLRSLGAKVYVCPAHVSADDERSYYNVAKRLHEETKGSVYINQYFNQLNIDAHYNTTGPEIWEQTKGQITHLVACSGTGGTISGTAKFLKEQNPNIRILGVDAFGSVLKKYHETKEFDNKEIYPYRIEGLGKNLIPSATDFDIIDKFIKVTDEESAHSAREITRKEGLFVGYTSGAVMQAIRQYAEEGEFTKDSNIIAIFPDHGSRYMSKVFSDDWMNEQGFFDSINEEEVQKIEFVK comes from the coding sequence ATGAAAGAAGAAATAAACGCTTATAATAATGTTTTAGAATTAATAGGTAACACCCCACTTATTAAGCTAAATAAAATTACCGACGACTTAGAAGGAAATTTCTACGCAAAGGTGGAAGCTTTTAATCCAGGACATTCCTCAAAAGATAGAATAGCGTTATATATTATTGAAGAAGCCGAGAAAAAGGGAATTCTGTCACCGGGAGACACCATTATAGAAACAACATCTGGTAATACAGGTTTTAGTCTAGCAATGGTAAGCATTATTAAAGGTTACAATTGTATTTTGGCAGTAAGTTCAAAATCATCGAAAGACAAGATTGACATGTTGAGAAGTTTGGGAGCAAAAGTATATGTTTGCCCTGCACACGTTTCAGCAGATGATGAAAGGTCATATTATAATGTCGCCAAACGCCTACACGAAGAAACAAAAGGTTCTGTTTACATCAATCAATATTTTAATCAACTAAATATTGATGCTCATTACAACACTACAGGTCCTGAAATTTGGGAACAGACTAAAGGGCAAATTACACACCTTGTTGCTTGTAGCGGAACAGGAGGAACTATCTCAGGAACTGCAAAATTCTTAAAAGAGCAAAATCCAAATATTAGAATTTTAGGAGTAGATGCTTTTGGGTCAGTATTGAAGAAATACCACGAAACAAAAGAATTCGATAACAAAGAAATTTATCCTTACCGTATAGAAGGTTTAGGTAAAAACCTGATACCATCGGCTACGGATTTTGATATTATAGATAAATTCATAAAAGTAACCGATGAAGAAAGTGCTCACTCAGCCAGAGAGATCACTAGAAAAGAAGGTTTATTTGTTGGATATACTTCTGGAGCAGTAATGCAGGCAATCAGACAATATGCAGAAGAAGGAGAGTTTACAAAAGACAGTAATATTATTGCAATCTTCCCGGATCACGGATCACGCTATATGAGTAAAGTATTTAGTGATGACTGGATGAATGAACAAGGATTCTTTGATAGTATCAATGAAGAAGAAGTTCAAAAAATTGAATTCGTAAAGTAG
- a CDS encoding S9 family peptidase: MQNDIMAPKAKEIPKTLKKHKEARIDNYFWLNDRENPEVIDYLNQENAFYQSMTAHTKGLQDSLYEEMKGRIKEDDSSVPYFYNGYFYITRFETGKDYPIFARKKGSLSAEEEILFNCNELSVGHAYFKLGGLSISPDNKFASFGVDIVGRRIYTIQFKNLETGEILSDKIENATGGSVWANDNKTVFYTKQDEVTLRADKIFKHKLNTDSVDDVLVFNETDDTFNVSVGKEKSRKYIVISSGSTLTTEYRILNSDNPDGEFEVFQKRVRGLEYSISHFEDSFYVLTNKDEATNFKLMKTPENKTGKKNWVDLIPHREDVLLEDIEIFKNYLVVEERSNGLNHIRIMPWNGEPDYYLPFGSETYNAFTTSNIDFDTDVLRYSYQSLATPSSVIDFNMKTKTKEILKEQQVLGGKFDKENYVEERVWATARDGVKVPISMIYRKGLNKDGKNPLLLYAYGSYGITMDTYFSSTRLSLLDRGFVYAIAHIRGGEDLGRQWYEDGKLLKKKNTFTDFIDCSKFVINEKYTSSKHLYAEGGSAGGLLMGVIINEAPELYNGVIAQVPFVDVITTMLDDSIPLTTGEYDEWGNPNKKEYYDYMLSYSPYDNVKAQDYPNMYVSTGLHDSQVQYWEPAKWVAKLRNVKTNNNLLFLDTNMDAGHGGASGRFEALKDLAKEFSFLLDLEKIKS; the protein is encoded by the coding sequence ATGCAAAACGATATAATGGCTCCAAAGGCCAAAGAAATTCCCAAAACATTAAAAAAACATAAAGAAGCCCGAATTGATAATTATTTTTGGCTAAACGATCGCGAAAATCCTGAGGTTATCGATTATTTAAATCAGGAAAATGCATTCTACCAAAGCATGACAGCGCATACAAAAGGTCTTCAGGATAGTTTGTATGAAGAAATGAAAGGCAGAATTAAAGAAGACGATTCGTCTGTTCCTTATTTTTATAATGGATATTTTTATATTACCCGTTTCGAAACCGGAAAGGATTACCCAATTTTCGCCAGAAAAAAAGGAAGCCTTTCGGCGGAAGAAGAAATTTTGTTCAACTGTAATGAATTATCAGTAGGACATGCTTATTTTAAATTAGGCGGTTTAAGTATAAGTCCAGATAACAAATTTGCCAGTTTTGGAGTTGATATTGTTGGAAGAAGAATTTATACGATTCAGTTTAAAAACTTAGAAACAGGAGAAATTCTGTCTGATAAAATCGAAAATGCTACAGGCGGATCTGTTTGGGCAAATGATAATAAAACAGTTTTTTATACCAAACAAGACGAAGTTACTTTAAGAGCTGATAAAATTTTCAAACATAAATTAAATACAGATTCAGTAGATGATGTTTTGGTTTTTAATGAAACTGATGATACTTTTAATGTTTCTGTAGGTAAAGAAAAATCTAGAAAATATATCGTTATTAGTTCAGGAAGTACTTTAACGACTGAATATAGAATTTTGAACTCAGATAATCCTGATGGAGAATTTGAAGTATTTCAAAAGCGTGTTCGTGGTTTAGAATATAGTATTTCGCATTTTGAAGACTCGTTTTATGTTCTGACTAATAAAGATGAGGCGACCAATTTTAAATTGATGAAAACGCCTGAGAATAAAACAGGAAAGAAAAATTGGGTAGATCTGATTCCGCATCGCGAAGATGTTTTATTAGAAGACATAGAAATCTTTAAAAACTATTTAGTTGTAGAAGAGCGCTCAAACGGTTTAAATCATATTCGTATAATGCCTTGGAATGGTGAGCCTGATTATTATCTTCCATTTGGCAGCGAAACTTATAACGCCTTTACAACTTCAAATATTGATTTTGATACAGATGTTTTGAGATATAGTTATCAATCTCTTGCAACGCCATCGTCTGTAATTGATTTTAATATGAAGACTAAAACCAAAGAAATCTTAAAAGAGCAACAGGTTTTAGGTGGTAAATTTGATAAAGAAAATTACGTCGAAGAACGTGTTTGGGCAACTGCCAGAGATGGAGTAAAAGTGCCAATTTCGATGATTTATCGCAAAGGATTAAATAAAGACGGTAAAAATCCGTTATTACTTTACGCATATGGATCATACGGAATCACAATGGATACTTATTTTTCATCAACAAGACTTTCTTTGTTAGACCGCGGATTTGTTTATGCAATTGCTCATATCAGAGGAGGAGAAGATTTGGGAAGACAATGGTATGAAGACGGAAAACTGTTAAAAAAGAAAAATACCTTTACAGATTTCATCGATTGCTCTAAATTTGTAATTAACGAAAAATATACATCCTCTAAACATTTGTATGCAGAAGGAGGATCAGCAGGAGGACTTTTAATGGGAGTTATCATAAATGAAGCCCCGGAATTATACAACGGAGTTATTGCTCAGGTGCCTTTTGTCGATGTTATTACAACAATGTTAGATGATAGCATTCCATTGACAACCGGAGAGTATGACGAATGGGGAAACCCAAACAAGAAAGAATATTATGATTATATGTTGTCGTATTCACCTTACGATAACGTAAAAGCGCAAGATTATCCAAATATGTATGTATCAACCGGATTGCACGATTCGCAGGTACAATATTGGGAGCCAGCCAAGTGGGTAGCCAAATTGAGAAATGTGAAAACAAATAATAATCTTTTGTTTTTAGATACCAATATGGATGCGGGACACGGCGGAGCTTCAGGACGTTTTGAGGCTTTAAAAGACTTAGCAAAAGAATTTAGTTTTTTATTAGATTTAGAAAAAATTAAAAGCTAA